Proteins encoded by one window of Phycisphaerae bacterium:
- a CDS encoding type II secretion system protein, translating to MRTSSSIRRRWHANSKSARPAPRYTTAFTLIEVLVVVAIIALLVSILLPSLQAARGYAKEVVCGSQERIWGVGLGNYSYVSKDWIPGVNTSGVALRRLQHSPADAFREGILPVQSFDWMTPLLDSQELPSRRADRFAFLLDQYKCPALLDLPSILYGSAPDKDDFEEIEHWSPVSYLMPAFFQYWGEKEKNKELARNARLAALKVLSLVPPEPTQDNVEMPTYVSKLNRIGTPAGKVFIAEGTRYLDDKGALDFDFNPLPNFFGAFTSGGAWWAGETAYGVKAQTPNWDGVPTAVEPPAKGKNLFLSYRHRVTRAGNGSAQDNKGMLNMLFYDGHVELLNDPDSRRIDYWYPKGCIVRNGTSGQGLTEVENGTVIP from the coding sequence ATGAGAACAAGTTCTTCGATACGACGACGATGGCACGCAAACAGTAAGTCGGCGCGACCGGCCCCGCGGTATACTACCGCCTTCACCCTTATCGAAGTTCTGGTCGTCGTCGCCATCATCGCGTTGCTGGTGTCGATCCTTCTGCCAAGCCTGCAGGCTGCCAGGGGCTACGCCAAAGAAGTCGTGTGCGGCTCCCAGGAGCGCATCTGGGGCGTGGGTCTGGGCAACTATTCCTACGTATCGAAGGACTGGATTCCGGGCGTCAATACGTCGGGCGTCGCATTACGGCGACTCCAACATTCGCCCGCGGACGCATTTCGAGAGGGAATCCTGCCCGTTCAGAGTTTCGATTGGATGACACCGCTTCTCGACAGCCAGGAACTGCCCTCGCGCCGCGCCGATCGCTTTGCCTTTCTTTTGGATCAATACAAGTGCCCGGCGCTGCTGGATCTGCCGTCCATTCTGTACGGGTCTGCGCCGGACAAGGATGACTTCGAAGAGATCGAGCACTGGTCACCCGTCAGCTATCTGATGCCGGCGTTTTTCCAGTACTGGGGTGAAAAAGAGAAAAACAAGGAACTGGCACGTAACGCTCGCCTCGCGGCACTGAAGGTCCTTTCCCTTGTGCCGCCCGAGCCTACCCAGGACAACGTGGAGATGCCCACCTACGTCTCCAAGCTGAATCGAATCGGAACGCCGGCAGGCAAGGTGTTCATCGCCGAAGGTACGCGCTATCTCGACGACAAGGGCGCTTTGGACTTCGACTTCAACCCGCTTCCAAATTTCTTTGGCGCGTTTACCAGCGGGGGCGCCTGGTGGGCAGGCGAAACCGCTTACGGCGTCAAAGCACAGACTCCGAACTGGGACGGCGTACCGACGGCAGTTGAACCTCCGGCGAAGGGGAAGAACCTGTTTCTTTCTTATCGCCATCGCGTCACCCGCGCAGGCAATGGCTCCGCGCAGGATAACAAGGGTATGCTCAACATGCTCTTTTATGATGGGCACGTTGAACTTCTCAACGACCCCGATTCCCGTCGAATTGACTACTGGTATCCCAAGGGATGCATCGTAAGGAACGGCACAAGCGGACAGGGACTAACGGAAGTGGAGAATGGCACGGTCATCCCGTAG